A window from Populus trichocarpa isolate Nisqually-1 chromosome 3, P.trichocarpa_v4.1, whole genome shotgun sequence encodes these proteins:
- the LOC7475684 gene encoding LOW QUALITY PROTEIN: linoleate 13S-lipoxygenase 3-1, chloroplastic (The sequence of the model RefSeq protein was modified relative to this genomic sequence to represent the inferred CDS: inserted 2 bases in 1 codon) yields the protein MALTKEIMGGRLIDGPSFVTTSRMFMNQRLGMVKKNQFLVRPVLVPLQQIRRQEQVRRVVKGPPVAVISEDIIKANNNTSLPVKAVKFKVRALVTVRNKHKEDLKETIVKQLDALTDNIIGRNVVLELISTEVDPKSKEPKRSKKAALRDWSKKSNIKAERVHYTAELTVDSDFGVPGAITVSNKHQQEFFLETITIDGFACGPVHFPCNSWVQSKKDHPAERIFFSNKPYLPSETPAGLKALRDKELSNLRGDGKGVRKMSDRIYDFDVYNDLGNPDKGLNLPWMLPFYIRNTYSQESCLIPRVRTXDINAESRVEKPTPLYVPRDEQFEESKQITFSNGRLRAVLHTLIPAIKASISADNQDFSSFSDIGVLYKEGLLLKVGLQDEIWKNLPLLKAVNKIQESGEGQLKYDTPKILSRDKLAWLRDDEFARETVSGINPVSIERLRVFPPRSSLDPEIYGPLESALKEEHILGHLNGLSVSQALEENKLFMIDYHDIYLPFLDRINALDGRKAYATRTIFFLTPLGTLKPVAIELSLPPAGPNSRSKRVVTPPVDATGSWIWQLAKAHVCSNDASVHQLVHHWLRTHASLEPFILAAHRQLSAMHPIFKLLDPHMRYTLEINALARQNLINGDGVIESCFTPGQYSMEISAAAYKNFWRFDKESLHADLIRRGMAVPDPTQPHGLKLLLEDYPYAQDGLLIWSAIENWVRTYVEHYYPDSSIVCNDKELQAWYSESVNVGHFDLRDADWWPKLATSDDLIWILTVLIWLASAQHAALNFGQYPYGGYVPNRPTLMRRLIPEENDPEYANFLADPQKYFLLALPNVLQGTKLMAVIDTLSTHSPDEEYIGERQQPSIWTGDAEMIEAFYDFSAEIQQIEQEINRRNADPSLKHRCGAGVLPYELLAPSSGPGVTCRGVPNSVTI from the exons ATGGCACTAACTAAAGAAATCATGGGTGGTCGTTTAATTGATGGACCATCATTTGTAACAACATCAAGAATGTTCATGAACCAAAGGCTAGGAATGGTTAAAAAGAACCAGTTCTTGGTGCGTCCGGTTCTGGTGCCTCTGCAACAGATTAGAAGACAGGAGCAAGTAAGGAGAGTTGTGAAGGGTCCTCCTGTGGCAGTCATCAGTGAAGATATAATCAAGGCTAATAACAACACCAGTTTGCCTGTAAAGGCAGTGAAATTCAAGGTGAGAGCTTTGGTGACTGTGAGAAACAAACACAAGGAGGACTTGAAGGAGACTATCGTGAAGCAGTTGGATGCTTTAACTGACAATATAATTGGGAGAAATGTAGTTTTGGAGCTTATTAGCACTGAAGTTGATCCAA AAAGCAAGGAACCAAAGAGAAGCAAGAAAGCTGCGTTAAGAGACTGGTCGaagaaatcaaatattaaagctGAGAGGGTCCATTACACTGCTGAACTTACAGTAGACTCGGATTTTGGTGTGCCTGGGGCAATCACAGTGAGCAACAAGCATCAACAGGAGTTTTTCTTGGAGACTATCACCATTGACGGTTTTGCTTGTGGTCCAGTTCATTTCCCTTGCAACTCATGGGTACAATCCAAAAAAGATCATCCTGCGGAGAGaatatttttctctaataaG CCATATTTACCAAGCGAGACACCAGCTGGGCTTAAAGCATTGAGAGATAAGGAGCTAAGCAATCTTAGGGGCGATGGCAAAGGAGTTAGAAAAATGTCAGACAGGATTTACGACTTCGATGTGTACAATGATTTGGGAAATCCAGACAAGG GACTTAACTTACCATGGATGCTTCCTTTTTACATTCGCAACACATACTCACAAGAATCCTGCTTGATTCCTCGCGTACGTAC AGATATTAACGCGGAGAGCCGAGTGGAGAAGCCAACGCCACTGTACGTGCCTAGAGATGAACAATTTGAGGAGTCTAAGCAAATTACATTCTCAAATGGGAGGCTTAGAGCCGTGCTTCATACTCTAATACCAGCGATTAAGGCCAGCATTTCTGCAGATAATCAAGACTTTAGTAGCTTCTCAGACATTGGTGTTCTGTACAAAGAAGGGCTTCTTCTTAAAGTTGGATTGCAAGATGAAATCTGGAAGAATCTACCATTGCTCAAAGCGGTCAACAAGATACAAGAGTCTGGTGAGGGACAGCTCAAATATGACACGCCAAAGATTCTTTCCA GGGACAAGTTAGCCTGGTTGAGAGACGACGAATTTGCCCGTGAAACTGTGTCAGGAATAAACCCAGTCAGCATTGAGAGACTTAGGGTTTTTCCACCAAGAAGCAGTCTTGATCCTGAAATTTACGGTCCACTAGAATCTGCTCTCAAAGAAGAACACATTCTGGGCCATCTTAATGGCTTGTCCGTTTCACAG GCCCTGgaggaaaataaattgtttatgaTTGATTACCATGATATTTATCTTCCATTTTTGGACCGGATTAATGCGCTTGATGGTAGAAAAGCATATGCAACTCGTACCATATTTTTCTTGACGCCTCTTGGGACACTCAAGCCCGTTGCTATAGAGCTTAGCCTCCCACCAGCAGGGCCGAATTCCCGATCAAAGCGAGTGGTTACACCTCCAGTGGATGCAACTGGCAGTTGGATTTGGCAACTGGCCAAGGCTCATGTTTGCTCCAACGATGCCAGTGTTCACCAGCTTGTCCATCACTG GTTACGCACACATGCTTCGCTGGAGCCATTTATACTGGCAGCACACAGGCAATTGAGTGCAATGCACCCTATATTCAAACTCTTGGATCCACACATGAGATATACACTAGAGATCAATGCCTTAGCCCGCCAAAACTTAATCAACGGTGATGGTGTTATAGAGTCTTGCTTCACTCCTGGCCAATATTCTATGGAGATTAGTGCTGCTGCCTACAAAAACTTTTGGCGTTTTGACAAGGAAAGCCTCCATGCCGATCTCATTCGAAG GGGAATGGCAGTGCCTGATCCGACACAACCACATGGTCTAAAGCTTCTACTTGAGGACTACCCATATGCCCAAGATGGACTACTGATCTGGTCTGCCATAGAGAACTGGGTCCGCACCTATGTCGAGCATTACTACCCAGATTCAAGCATAGTCTGTAATGACAAAGAGCTCCAAGCGTGGTACTCTGAGTCCGTCAATGTTGGCCATTTCGATCTTCGTGACGCTGATTGGTGGCCCAAGCTGGCCACGAGTGATGATCTTATCTGGATCCTCACCGTCCTCATTTGGCTCGCATCCGCACAACATGCCGCACTGAATTTTGGGCAGTATCCCTATGGTGGTTATGTGCCTAATAGACCAACCCTTATGAGAAGATTAATCCCGGAAGAAAATGACCCTGAGTACGCAAATTTCCTAGCTGATCCACAAAAATACTTCCTATTAGCATTGCCAAATGTGCTGCAAGGCACAAAATTAATGGCTGTGATAGACACATTATCAACGCATTCACCAGACGAGGAGTACATAGGGGAACGGCAGCAGCCATCAATATGGACAGGCGACGCTGAAATGATTGAAGCGTTTTATGATTTTTCGGCGGAGATTCAGCAGATAGAGCAGGAGATCAACAGAAGGAATGCTGATCCTAGCCTTAAGCATCGGTGTGGCGCAGGGGTGCTCCCATATGAATTGCTAGCCCCTAGTTCAGGACCTGGGGTAACATGTAGAGGTGTCCCAAATAGTGTTACAATATAA
- the LOC7477690 gene encoding aldehyde dehydrogenase family 7 member B4, producing the protein MGFARKEYEFLSEIGLSSRNLGCYVDGTWKANGPVVTSVNPANNQAIAEVVEGSIEDYEEGMRACSEAAKIWMQVPSPKRGEIVRQIGDALRTKLQQLGRLVSLEMGKILPEGIGEVQEIIDMCDFSVGLSRQLNGSVIPSERPNHAMLEMWNPLGIVGVITAFNFPCAVLGWNACIALVCGNCVVWKGAPTTPLITIAMTRLVAGVLEKNNLPPAIFTSFCGGADIGQAVAKDTRIPLVSFTGSSKVGLMVQQIVNQRFGKCLLELSGNNAIIVMDDANIQLAVRSVMFAAVGTAGQRCTTCRRLLLHESIYQRVLDQLLDVYKQVKIGDPLEKGTLLGPLHTSESRKSFEKGIEIIKSQACKIITGGSVIESEGNFVQPTIVEISPNADVVKEELFAPVLYVMKFQTLQEAIEINNSVPQGLSSSIFTRQPGVIFKWIGPQGSDCGIVNVNIPTNGAEIGGAFGGEKATGGGREAGSDSWKQYMRRSTCTINYGNELPLAQGINFG; encoded by the exons ATGGGTTTTGCAAGGAAAGAGTATGAGTTTTTGAGTGAGATCGGGCTGAGCTCTCGCAATTTGGGTTGTTATGTAGATGGCACGTGGAAAGCAAATGGCCCTGTGGTCACCAGTGTGAATCCTGCAAACAATCAG gcTATAGCTGAAGTTGTGGAGGGTTCCATTGAAGATTATGAGGAAGGCATGCGAGCTTGCAGTGAAGCTGCTAAGATATGGATGCAG GTTCCTTCTCCAAAGAGAGGTGAGATTGTCAGACAGATTGGGGATGCATTGAGAACTAAACTTCAGCAGCTTGGTCGCCTTGTCTCACTCGAGATGGGAAAAATACTCCCTGAAGGAATAGGGGAAGTTCAA GAAATAATTGATATGTGTGATTTTTCTGTGGGCTTAAGTAGACAACTGAATGGATCAGTGATACCTTCAGAAC GTCCAAATCATGCAATGTTGGAG ATGTGGAATCCTCTTGGAATCGTTGGTGTGATTACGGCTTTCAACTTCCCATGCGCTGTTCTTG GATGGAATGCTTGCATTGCACTAGTCTGTGGCAATTGTGTTGTCTG GAAAGGTGCACCGACAACTCCTTTGATTACCATTGCAATGACAAGGCTAGTAGCTGGGGTGTTAGAGAAGAATAACTTGCCTCCTGCAATTTTTACATCTTTTTGTGGTGGTGCTGATATTGGTCAAGCAGTAGCAAAAGATACACGAATTCCTCTGGTTTCTTTCACTGGCAGTTCGAAG GTGGGTCTAATGGTCCAACAGATAGTTAATCAGAGATTTGGTAAATGCTTGCTTGAGTTAAGTGGGAATAATGCTATAATAGTCATGGATGATGCTAACATCCAGCTAGCTGTTCGTTCTGTTATGTTTGCTGCTGTTGGGACAGCTGGTCAGCGTTGCACAACATGCCGCAGGCTG CTTCTACATGAGAGCATATATCAGAGAGTACTTGATCAACTACTTGATGTGTACAAGCAAGTTAAAATTGGGGATCCATTGGAAAAAGGCACCTTGCTCGGGCCACTGCATACTTCTGAATCAAGAAAGAGCTTTGAAAAGGGAATAGAGATAATTAAGTCCCAggcat GTAAGATCATAACGGGTGGTTCTGTGATTGAATCTGAGGGGAATTTCGTGCAGCCCACAATAGTTGAGATTTCTCCAAATGCAGACGTTGTTAAAGAAGAGTTATTTGCTCCTGTTCTTTACGTTATGAAATTTCAG ACTTTACAAGAAGCAATTGAAATAAACAATTCAGTTCCTCAAGGATTAAGTAGTTCTATTTTCACCCGCCAACCTGGAGTTATCTTCAAGTGGATTGG GCCTCAAGGAAGTGATTGTGGTATTGTGAATGTAAATATACCAACAAATGGTGCTGAAATTGGTGGTGCTTTTGGTGGAGAAAAGGCTACAGGGGGTGGCCGTGAAGCAGGAAGTGATTCTTGGAAGCAATACATGAGACGCTCAACTTG TACGATCAATTATGGGAATGAGTTACCACTGGCACAAGGAATCAATTTTGGGTAG